The following are encoded in a window of Methanobrevibacter ruminantium M1 genomic DNA:
- the leuS gene encoding leucine--tRNA ligase — MTNNEIEKKWQKKWADAKLFQSDPNEKEKLFLTVAYPYPSGAMHIGHGRTYTVPDVFARFKRMEGYNVLFPMAWHVTGAPVIGIADRIKRKDPWTLDLYERVHKVPHDTLPSLEDPINIVKYFSNEYHTVMDDMGYSIDWRREFRTIDPTYKKFITWQAKKLKSLGLIKQGEHPVKYCPHDENPVGDHDLLEGEGVGVNELTLIKFEVEPGLYIVPATFRPETIFAATNVWLNPEVHYIEVEVKTGANAREKWIISNEAFLNLSNQHDLEIVGDIDPKPLIGKYVKNPLNGEPLPIFPASFVDPEYGSGTVFSVPAHAPADYIALRDLKENEELIKDFDIKEEVAKAEPLNVVTVEGYGEFPAVEVVERMGIENQNDPKVQDATDELYKAEHSKGYISDHIEKYAGKRVAFIRDEIKADMIEAGSADIMYDFAERPVICRCGNKCVVKVMDDQWFIRYGDEEWTEKTQKVLAQETIIPEEIRSNFEYYLDWLDDWACSRRVGLGTRVPWDDQWLIEPLSDSTMYMSYYTIAKYLKDMDPEDLNEAFFEKVFLGVDSDEITVPEETVNQIQEEFNYWYPLDWRLSAKDLVGNHLSFLMFTHAAIYPEEKWPKGTVVFGMGLLEGNKMSSSKGNVILLADAIEQYSADVVRLFLMASAEPWQDFDWREKEVRGTQRRLEWFREFAQKVEDIKGEKLDLSNIEEVPLERSIDKWMINQLNIHIKEATEALEVFQTRQALQHALFLLKKDLDHYLYRVQDLIEAKDPAVIYVLSTLLSNWIRLLAPFTPHTSEELWSKYGGEGFVSFAKWPEYNEDLISKEIERSESLVQNIVKDINEIKNIVDTDPEKIHLYLAPEWKWELYKIADEVGKPDIGQIMGKAIKADIYDNKKEIANVAKRISKEMIKTRYIGKIDEETILNDAKDFIESEVGSEIVIHTDDSYDPQNKARNAMPYKPAIFME; from the coding sequence GTGACTAATAATGAAATAGAAAAGAAATGGCAGAAAAAATGGGCTGACGCTAAGCTATTTCAATCAGATCCAAATGAAAAAGAAAAATTATTCTTAACAGTAGCTTATCCATACCCAAGTGGTGCAATGCACATAGGCCACGGTAGAACATACACCGTACCTGATGTATTTGCAAGATTTAAAAGAATGGAAGGCTACAATGTATTATTCCCTATGGCATGGCACGTAACCGGTGCACCGGTCATAGGTATTGCAGATAGAATAAAGAGAAAAGATCCATGGACCCTTGACTTGTACGAAAGAGTACACAAGGTTCCTCATGACACTCTTCCAAGCCTCGAAGACCCAATTAACATTGTAAAATACTTCAGTAATGAATATCACACTGTAATGGATGATATGGGCTATTCAATCGATTGGAGAAGAGAATTCAGAACTATCGACCCTACATACAAGAAATTCATCACATGGCAAGCTAAAAAGCTTAAGTCCCTTGGGCTAATCAAGCAAGGGGAGCACCCTGTTAAATATTGCCCTCACGATGAGAACCCTGTAGGCGACCACGACCTTCTCGAAGGGGAAGGCGTAGGTGTAAACGAGCTTACATTGATTAAGTTTGAAGTGGAGCCTGGATTATACATAGTCCCTGCAACATTCAGACCTGAAACTATCTTTGCAGCAACCAACGTATGGCTAAACCCAGAGGTTCACTATATTGAAGTTGAAGTAAAAACAGGTGCAAATGCAAGAGAAAAATGGATAATAAGCAATGAAGCATTCTTAAATCTATCAAATCAACATGATTTGGAGATTGTTGGAGACATTGACCCTAAGCCATTAATCGGCAAATATGTCAAAAACCCACTTAACGGAGAGCCATTGCCAATATTCCCTGCAAGCTTTGTAGACCCTGAATATGGTTCAGGTACAGTATTTTCAGTACCTGCTCACGCTCCTGCAGACTATATTGCACTTAGAGACCTTAAGGAAAACGAAGAGCTAATCAAAGACTTCGATATAAAAGAAGAGGTAGCTAAAGCAGAGCCATTGAATGTTGTTACCGTAGAAGGATATGGAGAGTTCCCTGCTGTTGAAGTTGTTGAAAGGATGGGTATCGAAAACCAAAACGACCCTAAGGTACAGGATGCAACTGACGAGCTATACAAGGCAGAGCACAGCAAAGGATACATAAGCGACCATATCGAAAAATATGCAGGAAAAAGAGTCGCATTCATAAGAGATGAAATCAAGGCAGACATGATTGAAGCAGGAAGCGCAGACATAATGTACGACTTTGCAGAGAGACCAGTCATCTGCAGATGCGGAAACAAATGTGTTGTCAAGGTCATGGATGACCAATGGTTCATAAGATACGGCGATGAGGAATGGACTGAAAAGACCCAAAAGGTCTTAGCACAAGAGACAATTATCCCAGAAGAGATACGCTCAAACTTCGAATACTATCTCGATTGGCTTGACGACTGGGCATGCTCCAGAAGGGTAGGTCTTGGAACAAGAGTCCCTTGGGACGACCAATGGCTTATTGAGCCTTTATCCGACTCTACAATGTACATGTCCTACTATACAATAGCCAAATACCTTAAGGATATGGACCCTGAAGACTTAAATGAAGCATTCTTTGAAAAGGTCTTCTTAGGTGTAGACAGCGATGAAATCACAGTCCCTGAAGAGACAGTAAACCAAATCCAAGAGGAATTCAACTACTGGTACCCATTAGACTGGAGATTATCTGCAAAGGACCTTGTCGGAAACCACTTAAGCTTCCTTATGTTTACCCATGCAGCAATATATCCTGAGGAAAAATGGCCTAAAGGAACTGTAGTCTTCGGTATGGGACTTCTTGAAGGAAATAAGATGTCATCCTCCAAAGGAAACGTCATTCTCCTTGCAGATGCTATCGAACAGTACAGCGCAGATGTGGTAAGGCTTTTCCTTATGGCATCAGCAGAACCATGGCAAGACTTTGACTGGAGAGAAAAAGAGGTCAGAGGAACCCAAAGAAGACTTGAATGGTTTAGAGAGTTTGCACAAAAGGTAGAAGACATAAAAGGAGAAAAGCTAGACCTATCCAATATTGAAGAAGTGCCTTTAGAACGCAGCATCGACAAATGGATGATAAATCAATTGAACATACACATCAAGGAAGCAACTGAAGCCCTTGAAGTATTCCAAACAAGACAAGCACTCCAACATGCTTTGTTCCTACTTAAAAAAGACTTAGACCACTATCTTTACAGAGTTCAAGACCTTATTGAAGCAAAGGACCCTGCAGTAATCTATGTCTTAAGCACATTGCTCAGCAATTGGATAAGATTGCTTGCTCCATTTACTCCACACACCTCAGAAGAGCTTTGGAGCAAATATGGCGGTGAAGGATTTGTATCATTTGCTAAATGGCCAGAGTACAACGAAGATCTAATCAGCAAGGAAATAGAAAGGTCCGAGTCCCTTGTTCAAAACATAGTAAAAGACATAAACGAAATCAAGAACATTGTAGACACAGACCCAGAAAAGATACACTTATACCTTGCTCCAGAATGGAAATGGGAGCTATATAAGATAGCTGATGAAGTTGGAAAACCAGACATCGGCCAAATCATGGGCAAGGCCATAAAGGCAGACATTTATGATAACAAAAAGGAAATCGCCAATGTAGCAAAAAGAATTTCAAAAGAAATGATTAAGACAAGATACATTGGTAAGATTGATGAAGAGACTATCTTAAATGATGCAAAAGACTTCATTGAAAGTGAGGTAGGTTCAGAGATTGTTATTCATACTGATGACAGCTATGATCCTCAGAATAAGGCAAGAAATGCTATGCCTTATAAGCCTGCTATTTTTATGGAATGA
- the glnA gene encoding type I glutamate--ammonia ligase: MSADDKKLDQIIKTIEANDIKFLRLELADIHGLPKSMAVPLKNANDVEDIVNDGLLFDGSSVAGLASINDSDLLAKPDINTFSTIPWRPESKGTSRFICDIYTTEGTPYDGDPRGILKKTLEKAEKRGYQYNVGPEPEFFIIKKDENGNYVPADEAEYFDVEPLDQGTDIRREIVFGLEELGFDVEVSHHEVAAGQHEVDFKYADALKTADAVITFKEAVKAVANNLGVKATFMPKPFIGINGSGMHCNQSLFKDGENIFYDPNTETQVSQEALYFIGGLLKHAQALSAILSPTVNSYKRLVPGYEAPCYIAYGFKNRSTLLRIPASRGLGTRIECRSADPSCNPYLAFSALLEAGLDGMDNKLDPGEPTEENLFAFSEEEIAEKGISNLPTSLWEAYHALEEDDVIIGALGDKVFNQFYNIKRAEWDAYRIQVFDYERDEYLNV; encoded by the coding sequence ATGTCCGCAGACGATAAAAAACTAGACCAAATAATTAAGACAATCGAAGCAAATGACATAAAATTTTTGAGATTAGAACTCGCAGACATACACGGATTGCCAAAAAGCATGGCAGTTCCTCTTAAAAATGCAAATGATGTAGAAGACATAGTAAATGACGGATTATTATTTGACGGTTCATCTGTAGCAGGATTAGCTTCAATCAATGACAGTGACCTTCTTGCAAAACCAGACATAAACACCTTCTCAACCATCCCATGGAGACCTGAATCAAAAGGTACAAGCAGATTCATCTGTGACATATACACCACAGAAGGAACCCCTTATGATGGAGACCCAAGAGGAATCCTTAAGAAAACATTAGAAAAAGCTGAGAAAAGAGGATACCAATACAATGTAGGTCCAGAACCAGAATTCTTCATCATCAAAAAGGATGAAAACGGAAACTACGTCCCTGCAGACGAAGCTGAATACTTTGACGTAGAGCCATTAGACCAAGGAACAGACATCAGAAGAGAAATCGTATTCGGATTAGAAGAGTTAGGTTTCGATGTTGAAGTAAGCCACCACGAAGTGGCAGCAGGACAGCACGAAGTGGACTTCAAATATGCAGACGCTTTAAAAACAGCAGATGCAGTAATTACATTTAAGGAAGCTGTAAAAGCAGTGGCTAATAACTTAGGAGTTAAGGCTACTTTCATGCCAAAACCATTCATAGGAATCAACGGTAGTGGAATGCACTGTAACCAAAGTCTATTCAAGGATGGAGAAAACATCTTCTATGACCCAAACACTGAAACTCAAGTATCTCAAGAGGCTTTATACTTCATTGGAGGATTATTAAAACACGCACAAGCTTTATCAGCAATCTTATCCCCAACAGTTAACTCTTACAAACGTTTAGTCCCAGGTTATGAAGCACCATGCTACATAGCTTACGGATTTAAAAACAGATCAACCTTGCTCAGGATTCCTGCATCCCGTGGATTAGGTACAAGAATCGAATGCAGATCAGCTGACCCATCCTGTAACCCATACTTAGCATTTTCAGCATTGCTTGAAGCTGGTTTAGACGGTATGGACAATAAGCTCGACCCAGGAGAACCTACTGAAGAAAACTTATTCGCATTCTCCGAAGAGGAAATTGCTGAAAAAGGAATTTCCAACTTGCCAACAAGCTTATGGGAAGCATATCACGCATTAGAAGAAGATGATGTAATCATAGGCGCTCTTGGAGATAAGGTATTCAATCAATTCTACAATATCAAAAGAGCAGAATGGGATGCTTACAGAATCCAAGTATTCGACTATGAAAGAGATGAATACTTAAACGTATAG
- a CDS encoding glutamine amidotransferase, with amino-acid sequence MCGIAGVIYKDKKTHPVGEALTSMLESLQHRGPDSAGYAIYGSLDFPENYYQLNIEVKRRRGALDNLKSLLNQISPIYEEEIIKSVGDSDVYKCKIALDEFSLLQPWIREIDELENVRVINGSHSFEMIKDVGKVKDIAERFDVQSRMGTHGIGHTRFATESGVDRYHAHPYQSYIIPDITVVHNGQITNYWKIRDPLERKGHTFESFNDTECIVHYMADKLNQGYKLEEALDQAVIDLDGPFSILVGTPNGIGIAKDKLGLRPGVMVETDEVFAIASEEMALHDVTDSNEIEQIAPGETRAYTI; translated from the coding sequence ATGTGTGGAATAGCAGGTGTAATATACAAAGATAAAAAAACTCACCCTGTAGGAGAAGCATTAACATCAATGCTTGAATCACTACAACACAGAGGCCCAGATTCAGCAGGATATGCTATCTACGGCAGCTTAGATTTTCCTGAAAATTATTATCAATTAAATATAGAAGTAAAAAGAAGAAGAGGAGCATTAGACAATTTAAAATCATTATTAAACCAAATCAGTCCAATATACGAAGAAGAAATAATTAAATCCGTAGGAGACTCAGATGTATATAAATGCAAAATAGCATTAGATGAATTCTCCCTTTTGCAACCATGGATAAGGGAAATAGACGAATTAGAAAATGTAAGGGTCATCAACGGATCACATTCATTTGAAATGATAAAGGACGTCGGAAAAGTAAAGGACATTGCAGAAAGATTTGACGTTCAAAGCAGAATGGGAACACATGGAATAGGACATACCCGTTTTGCAACAGAAAGTGGCGTAGACCGCTATCATGCACACCCATATCAAAGCTACATCATACCAGACATTACTGTAGTGCATAATGGACAAATCACCAATTATTGGAAAATAAGAGACCCATTAGAACGTAAAGGACACACTTTTGAATCATTTAACGATACAGAGTGCATCGTTCACTATATGGCAGACAAGCTTAATCAAGGCTATAAATTAGAAGAAGCCTTAGATCAAGCAGTGATTGACTTAGATGGGCCATTTTCAATATTGGTAGGAACACCTAACGGCATAGGCATTGCAAAGGACAAGCTTGGCCTTAGACCAGGAGTTATGGTAGAAACCGATGAAGTCTTTGCAATAGCTTCAGAGGAAATGGCATTGCATGATGTCACTGATTCTAATGAGATAGAACAGATAGCCCCAGGTGAAACAAGAGCTTACACCATATAA
- a CDS encoding GltB/FmdC/FwdC-like GXGXG domain-containing protein, producing MKEYIINAKDMEEKELNRAIKEQAAHHDKLIINNPESRHNICAGLSEDVDIEINGSAGYFVGTMVNGPKIHINGNAGWFAGDNMTKGELIIEGTAGDGAGQGIYGGTVIVKGSTGSRTGEIMKGGTVIIGGNSGFMTGLLMMGGKLIILGDVTDDVGESIMRGSIYVLGEVKSLGKNAIMEETTDEDLKDLEETLTKYGFEDIDYSNFKKIVNIQ from the coding sequence ATGAAAGAATACATCATTAATGCAAAAGATATGGAAGAGAAAGAATTAAACCGTGCTATAAAGGAACAGGCTGCACATCATGATAAACTCATTATTAACAATCCTGAATCAAGACACAATATTTGCGCAGGCTTAAGCGAAGATGTAGACATAGAAATCAACGGTTCTGCAGGATACTTTGTTGGAACCATGGTCAACGGACCAAAGATACACATCAACGGAAACGCAGGCTGGTTTGCCGGAGACAATATGACCAAAGGGGAACTTATCATCGAAGGCACAGCGGGAGACGGTGCAGGACAGGGAATCTATGGAGGAACCGTAATCGTAAAAGGAAGCACAGGCTCAAGAACTGGAGAGATCATGAAAGGAGGAACCGTAATCATTGGCGGAAACAGCGGATTCATGACCGGACTGCTTATGATGGGAGGAAAGCTCATCATTCTTGGAGATGTAACCGATGACGTCGGGGAATCAATCATGAGAGGAAGCATATATGTTCTTGGAGAGGTCAAAAGCCTTGGAAAAAACGCAATTATGGAAGAAACCACAGATGAAGATTTAAAGGATCTTGAAGAGACCCTGACAAAATACGGTTTTGAAGATATAGACTATTCAAACTTTAAAAAGATTGTAAATATTCAATAG
- a CDS encoding Coenzyme F420 hydrogenase/dehydrogenase, beta subunit C-terminal domain yields the protein MSEHKIAMVGTPCEIMAASKLQDYTDSPIEVKLGLFCMENFSYKYFVNFLKEYDLKMDDIEKFQIDKGFLFLILKTKETVKIPLSVAKRIIRKNCNICVELTSETSDISIGSIGSDDGWSTLIVRSEKGEEIVKGAIEQRFIEVEELEESKFQLLNKLAQGKINRNLEHIEQREFLARPVLYQREKDDDSISKEISESDFSDLKSNVIDIGACVLCGACEYACPDNLIIIDDTKPRMKGQCPPDCHACFAVCPRTFIEEHLRNDNEKPIGDYINVYTVRSLKHSQGQDGSIVTTILDYLLSNEIVTEALIVDKKDDLAWKPYAKLTKDIDQVVKSGGTKYSVCPVFKPLKEINEESSTTEEGVN from the coding sequence ATGAGTGAACATAAAATAGCAATGGTTGGAACACCATGTGAAATTATGGCAGCATCAAAACTGCAAGATTATACAGATAGCCCTATTGAGGTTAAATTGGGCTTATTCTGCATGGAGAACTTTTCATACAAATACTTTGTAAATTTCCTAAAGGAATATGACTTAAAGATGGATGACATTGAAAAGTTCCAAATTGACAAAGGATTCCTATTCCTAATACTAAAAACAAAGGAAACAGTGAAAATACCTTTATCAGTAGCTAAAAGGATAATCAGGAAAAACTGCAACATATGTGTTGAGCTTACATCTGAGACCTCTGATATCTCAATAGGTTCAATAGGTTCAGATGACGGCTGGTCAACATTGATTGTTAGAAGCGAAAAAGGAGAGGAAATAGTAAAGGGAGCAATTGAGCAAAGATTCATTGAAGTTGAAGAGCTAGAAGAATCCAAATTCCAACTGCTTAACAAACTTGCCCAAGGCAAAATAAACAGGAATCTGGAGCATATAGAACAAAGAGAATTCTTAGCAAGGCCTGTACTATACCAAAGGGAAAAGGACGACGATTCAATAAGCAAGGAAATCTCAGAATCTGACTTCTCTGACTTAAAGTCAAATGTCATAGACATTGGAGCATGCGTGCTCTGCGGAGCCTGCGAATATGCATGTCCGGATAACTTAATAATAATCGACGACACCAAACCTAGAATGAAAGGCCAATGCCCTCCAGACTGCCATGCATGCTTTGCAGTATGTCCAAGGACATTCATAGAGGAACACTTAAGAAATGACAATGAAAAGCCAATCGGAGACTATATAAATGTCTATACAGTTAGATCCCTTAAGCATAGCCAAGGTCAAGACGGTTCAATCGTCACTACAATTCTAGACTATCTTTTAAGCAATGAGATTGTAACAGAAGCCCTTATTGTTGATAAGAAAGACGATTTAGCTTGGAAACCTTACGCAAAGCTAACAAAGGACATAGACCAAGTCGTAAAATCAGGAGGAACCAAATATTCTGTATGTCCTGTATTCAAGCCACTAAAAGAAATTAATGAGGAATCATCAACTACAGAAGAGGGGGTTAACTAA
- a CDS encoding glutamate synthase-related protein → MSFTVERKIEICRQNNDRPGCCWYLCDNPNKSACKNCYSCYSNCPHGVYEVINDEPLPIHQENCVGCKICEEMCPTHAIYVRPLVDEGRGIWSNSTMVEIKRKSQTGSYKVRGCGLTRRIPSFDDLSILPAQVSRPPIDSYRETCKTSVVLGDRFAENPIEIDTPIMIGAMSFGALSKEAKIALAIGSSKVGSITNTGEGGMLPEERHYADKLIAQYASGRFGVSASYLNNAEAVEIKIGQGAKSGMGGHLLAHKVTAEVARVRNIPEGTSALSPARHMDIVGPEDLGMKINQLREITDWKVPIIVKFASGRVEQDVKIAAKAGADIIVVDGMQGGTGAGPEVVTEHAGIPTIEAIVKADDALKEINLRSEVSLVAAGGIRSGADVAKAIALGADAVYVATSALISIGCKVCQSCSEGICPKGIATQDRALRRRLDPIRKGQQVANYIEAMTQEVTSLTQQAGNTDIENLERQDLVALTMEASQLTGVPMVSQRY, encoded by the coding sequence ATGTCATTCACTGTTGAAAGGAAAATAGAAATATGCAGGCAGAACAATGACAGGCCAGGTTGCTGCTGGTATTTATGTGACAATCCAAACAAGTCAGCATGTAAGAACTGTTATAGCTGCTATTCTAACTGCCCTCACGGCGTATATGAGGTAATCAATGACGAACCACTCCCAATACATCAGGAAAACTGTGTAGGATGCAAGATCTGTGAAGAGATGTGTCCGACACATGCTATCTATGTAAGGCCTTTAGTGGATGAGGGAAGGGGAATATGGTCAAACTCAACCATGGTTGAAATCAAGCGTAAAAGCCAGACCGGTTCATATAAGGTCCGTGGATGCGGACTTACCCGAAGAATACCAAGCTTTGACGACTTGAGCATATTGCCTGCACAGGTATCAAGGCCACCAATAGACTCATACAGGGAAACATGCAAGACATCAGTAGTCCTTGGAGACCGTTTTGCAGAAAACCCAATTGAAATTGACACTCCAATCATGATTGGAGCAATGTCATTTGGTGCTTTAAGTAAAGAGGCAAAGATAGCATTGGCTATTGGAAGCAGCAAAGTCGGTTCAATAACAAACACCGGAGAAGGAGGAATGCTTCCAGAGGAAAGGCATTATGCAGACAAGCTCATTGCACAGTATGCATCAGGCCGTTTCGGTGTTTCAGCAAGCTACCTGAACAATGCAGAGGCTGTTGAGATAAAGATAGGCCAAGGCGCAAAGTCCGGTATGGGAGGACACCTTCTTGCCCATAAGGTAACTGCAGAGGTTGCAAGGGTTAGAAACATTCCGGAAGGAACCTCAGCATTAAGCCCTGCAAGACACATGGATATCGTAGGTCCGGAAGACTTAGGAATGAAAATCAATCAGCTAAGGGAAATCACAGACTGGAAAGTGCCAATCATCGTTAAATTCGCATCTGGAAGAGTGGAGCAGGACGTAAAGATTGCAGCAAAGGCTGGCGCAGACATAATTGTAGTTGACGGTATGCAAGGAGGAACCGGAGCAGGCCCTGAAGTTGTTACAGAGCATGCGGGAATCCCTACAATTGAAGCTATCGTTAAGGCTGACGACGCCCTTAAGGAGATAAACCTAAGAAGCGAAGTAAGCCTAGTTGCTGCCGGAGGAATAAGATCCGGAGCTGACGTTGCAAAAGCAATAGCTTTAGGTGCCGATGCTGTATATGTTGCTACATCAGCACTTATTTCAATAGGATGTAAGGTCTGTCAATCCTGTTCAGAAGGAATATGTCCTAAAGGAATTGCAACACAGGACAGAGCCCTTAGAAGAAGATTGGATCCTATAAGAAAAGGTCAGCAAGTTGCTAACTATATTGAGGCTATGACACAGGAGGTTACTTCATTAACCCAACAGGCAGGAAACACTGACATAGAGAATCTTGAACGTCAAGACCTTGTAGCATTGACTATGGAAGCTTCTCAATTGACTGGAGTGCCTATGGTAAGCCAAAGATATTAG